In one Heterodontus francisci isolate sHetFra1 chromosome 16, sHetFra1.hap1, whole genome shotgun sequence genomic region, the following are encoded:
- the LOC137378392 gene encoding large ribosomal subunit protein P1-like, with protein sequence MRGQEDKLNALIKAAGVTVEPFWPGLFAKALSNVNIGNLICNIGAGGPLPLGVSTPGGAAAAGGAPAASDAEEKKAEVKEESDESDEDMGFGLFDD encoded by the exons GAGGATAAGCTGAATGCTTTGATAAAAGCTGCGGGTGTTACGGTGGAGCCGTTCTGGCCAGGATTGTTTGCAAAG GCCCTGAGCAACGTGAACATCGGCAATCTGATCTGTAACATTGGCGCTGGGGGCCCTTTACCCCTGGGTGTTTCCACTCCTGGTGGAGCAGCTGCAGCTGGGGGGGCTCCTGCGGCCAGTGATG CTGAAGAAAAGAAAGCTGAGGTTAAGGAGGAATCGGACGAGTCTGATGAAGACATGGGCTTTGGGCTGTTCGATGATTAG